Within Desulfobacter sp., the genomic segment TTGCCGTATCCCACGCCGGCATCGGTGATATAGCTATTGTCCAGGGGGGACTGGAACACCTTTTTATACATCCGCAGGGCCTTGTCCGTATATCCCTTTTCATCATAGATGGTTGCAAGATAGTATTCGATTTCCGGCATGCCGGTGTAATCGGGATAGGCCTTGCGCACGATATTAAAATAACCTTCTGCGGCCGAATTGTTCTTCAGCCGGGACTGAATCATCCCCATGGCGGCATAGGCAAAGGGCACATAATTGGACTGGGAATAGGAAACCAGTGCATCCTGGAACATCCGTTCCGCCCTGATCAGTTTGGCAAAATCTTCATCCTCTATGCTCTTATAGTAGGTATAGGCTTTAAGATAATAGACCTGTTCCAGGCAGGCGAAATTCTCCTGGAACATGTACTGGTCCAGGACCTTGTATGCATCCTTGTACAAATCCTTTTTAATGAGCAGTACGGCCCGGTCAACGGCCTTTGAATCGCAGCCCATCATGGGATCCTTCCCCCTGTGGATATCGCTGATATCTCCACGGAACTCGCTCCGCGTCCGTTTTGGGGGCACATACACAGGCGGCGCCTTAGGCGCAGCAGCCTGTTTGGCTTTCGGGACGGCCTTGGGCACCGGTTTGGGTTTGGGTTTGGCTTTGGGCTTGGGTGGGGCCGGCTGTGCTGCAGGCTTTTCAACTGCCCTTACCGGCGCCGGCTTGGGTGCAGGCGCTTTCTCGGCCGGCTCCGGGGCAGCAGAGGTTTCTGAGACTTCGCTTTCCGGGGGCGGCGGGACCTGTTTTTTCCCAGTTTCCTGGGGTGCCGGTACAGCCTTGGGCTTCTCTGGCTCCGGAACCGGCATTGGGGCCGGGGCAAGCGCTTCCAGGCCCACGGTCAGCCGGGTATTGGAGGAATTAAAGGATGACTCGATTTTGTCATAGGCCTTTTTGGCTGCCAGAACCACGGCCACCACATTTCCATCCAGGGTTTCCACATTAACGGCGCTTAAGGCTGGATTGTTTTTCCCTTTCACTTGGAACCCCTTGGCCAGGGCCACATTTTTCAGGGCAATCAGCACTTCTTTTTCACTGATGCGTATCACCTTGACCGGGGCTTTACCGGTGACTTCAAATTCCACGGACAGGGGGGAACCTTTAATCAGCATGGTTTTAACAAGGGGATATTTTGCCATGGCTGCACCGGGATAGCCCCAGAAAAGCGCCATAAGAAGCACCGCCCTGAAAAATACACCCCGATACGTGGTTGCTAATTCTCTCATAACGTATTTTTATCCCTGTGGGTTAATAGTTGGAGAATTAAGAAAGCAAATAATATGCCATGTCCCTTACACGCATATCATATCAGACCAGACCGGCAAATAAAAGCCCGGAGACCGTCTTAACAACCCGGGAAAGCATGCAAACAGAATGTAAAAAGGAGGGGAATCCGTCGGAACGCGTCAAAAAACCGGCATTTCGTCTTCAGGCTCAATGTTCAGCTTTTTGATTTTCTCCACCAGGGTGGTGCGGTTCATTTTCAGCATCTCGGCCGCCCGGGCTTTCACCCAGCCGGTTTCGTTGAGGGCATGGGCAATCAGGGCCCTCTGGTAAAGCTCCACTGCCTCCGAAAACCCAACACCGTTCTTGAACACCGAGACCACTGAAGGAGAGCCCTGACCGGGCGTGGCGCCGGACATGCAGGTGGGAAGGTCATGGGCCGGTACAAGATCCTCTTCCACCAGAACGGAGATCCGCTCCACCAGATTTTCAAGTTCCCGGATGTTGCCCGGCCATTCATACCGCATCAGCATGTCCCGGGCCTCAGCCGTGAATTCTTTTGGGCGGTAATCGGCAGAGCGCCGGACCAGCACCTCCTGAAAATGGTCAACAAGGGGCATGATATCCTCGGTCCGCTCCCTCAGGGGCATAATACGGATGGGAATCACGTTGAGACGGTAATAGAGGTCTTCCCGGAAGGTACCGGTTTCAATGGCCGCAGGAAGGTCTTTATTGGTGGCGGAAATCACCCGGATATCCACCTCAATGGTCTGGCTGCCCCCTACCCGCTCAAACTGCCGCTCCTGAAGGGCCCGCAGCAGTTTAACCTGGAGCTCCGGACTCATATCCCCGATTTCGTCCAGAAAAATAGTACCCTGGTCGGCGATTTCAAACCGGCCTGTCCTTGACCGGTGCGCCCCGGTAAAAGCCCCTTTTTCGTGGCCGAACAATTCGCTTTCAAGGAGTTCTCCGGGGATGGCCCCGCAGTTTATGATCACCATGGGGCCGTTTCTTCTGGCGGAATTCTTATGGATGGCCCGGGCGATCAACTCCTTGCCCGTGCCGCTTTCACCGGTGATCAGCACAGAGGAATCCGACTTGGCTACCTTGCGGGCCGTATCCAGCACATTGGCCAATGCGTTGCTGACACCGGCAATGCCTGTGCGGTCAAAGCCGTCAGCATTTTTTTCCGTTCCCCTGGCAGGGCACTCACCGGTTCGGACCGTCGAAGCAAGGCTCATTTGAGAATCTTTGTCAGCTTGTCGGAAATGGCCTCGGCAGTGAAGGGCTTGACAACATAATTGGAAACGCCGGCCTGCACCGCCTCAATTACATTCTGTTTCTGGGCCTCTGCCGTCACCATGAGGAAGGGAGCGGTTTTATATTTGGCGCTGGCACGAACCTTCTTCAACAATTCAAGGCCGGTCATCTTAGGCATGTTCCAGTCGGATATGATCAGGTCAATATCCTGACTCTCAAGGACATCCCATGCGGTTGTACCATCATCAGCTTCCACCAGATTTTTA encodes:
- a CDS encoding response regulator; the protein is MDTSIKVLIVDDFATMRRILKNILKQLGFKNLVEADDGTTAWDVLESQDIDLIISDWNMPKMTGLELLKKVRASAKYKTAPFLMVTAEAQKQNVIEAVQAGVSNYVVKPFTAEAISDKLTKILK
- a CDS encoding sigma-54-dependent Fis family transcriptional regulator — translated: MSLASTVRTGECPARGTEKNADGFDRTGIAGVSNALANVLDTARKVAKSDSSVLITGESGTGKELIARAIHKNSARRNGPMVIINCGAIPGELLESELFGHEKGAFTGAHRSRTGRFEIADQGTIFLDEIGDMSPELQVKLLRALQERQFERVGGSQTIEVDIRVISATNKDLPAAIETGTFREDLYYRLNVIPIRIMPLRERTEDIMPLVDHFQEVLVRRSADYRPKEFTAEARDMLMRYEWPGNIRELENLVERISVLVEEDLVPAHDLPTCMSGATPGQGSPSVVSVFKNGVGFSEAVELYQRALIAHALNETGWVKARAAEMLKMNRTTLVEKIKKLNIEPEDEMPVF